The DNA region GACAGTGAAGTTGAAAAAAAAGAAATTCTGCAATGGAATTTAAAAATTACTGACTACGCGGAAAGACTGTTAAGCGGTTTAGATAACTTGTCTTGGCCGGAGCCAATAAAAAATTCGCAAAGAAATTGGATAGGAAAAAGCGACGGCGCTGAAATAGAATTTCAGCTGTTAGCTGCTAGCTTTCAGAAAAATTCCAAACTAAAAGCTAAAAGCCAAAAGCTAGCAGCTATAAAAGTCTTTACAACACGTCCGGATACGATTTTTGGAGCAACTTATCTAGTGCTTGCACCAGAACACGAATTTATACAAGAACAAATCACAAATAACGAGTCACAAATAACGAACAAATCTGAAATTCAGAAATACGTTGATCAATCGAAAAAAAAGACAGAAATTGAAAGAACGGCGGAAGGAAAGGAGAAGAGTGGCGTTGAACTTAAGGGAATAAAAGCCATAAATCCGGCAACAAAAGAAGAAATTCCGATCTTCGTTGCAGATTATGTTTTGTCCGGCTATGGCACCGGCGCAATTATGGCCGTGCCAGCTGATGATAAAAGAGATCAGGAGTTTGCGGAGAAATTTAATTTACCAATCATAAAAGATTACACCCCTGCCGGTTTTGAAGACTTCGGAAAAAAAGTTGTTAAATATAAACTCCGCGATTGGGGAGTGTCACGCCAGAGATACTGGGGCGTGCCGATTCCGATCATTCACTGCGAAAAATGCGGTCAAGTTCCGGTGCCAGATAAAGATTTGCCTGTGAAATTGCCCGAAATAAAAGATTATCTGCCTCGCGACGACGGCAGGTCGCCACTTGCCAAAGCAGAAAAGTGGGTGAATGTTAAATGTCCAAATTGCAAAGGAAAAGCGGAAAGGGAAACTGACACGCTTGATACTTTTGTTGATTCTTCGTGGTACTTCCTCCGTTACACTGATCCAAAAAACAAAAAAGAATTCGCTTCAAAAAAGAAAATGGAAAATTGGATGCCGGTTGATTTCTATTCCGGCGGGGCGGAACACAACACAATGCATCTTCTGTATTCACGTTTTTGGCAAAAAGCTTTGTATGATTTTGGTTTAGTAAAGGACGAAGAGCCATACAAAACGCGCATGAACCGTGGGCTGATTCTAGGGCCGGACGGCAACAAAATGAGCAAATCAAAAGGCAATATCGTTGATCCGGACGAAATAGTGCGAAATCTTGGCGCGGACACTATCAGAATGTACCTGGCTTTCATCGGTCCATTTAATGAAGTCGGCTCTTTCCCATGGTCAACAGATGGAATTGTTGGCGTCCGCAGGTTTTTGGAAAAAGTTTGGAATTTAAAAAACAAATTACAAATTACAAATGACAAAACACAAAAAAAACCAAATCCAGAAATTGAAAATTTAATGCATCAGACAATCAAAAAAGTTGGGGAAGATATTGAGAGCTTAAAAATAAACACCGCTGTAAGTCAACTTATGATTTTTGTAAACGCTTTAACAAAACAGGAAAAAATTTTCAGAAAAGAATTCGAAATCCTACTCGTACTACTTGCGCCATTCGCTCCGCATTTGACTGAAGAATTGTGGCACAAACTTGGCAATCCACGTTCTATCCATCTGACCTTATGGCCAAAATACGATCAGTCCAAAATACAGGGGAGTAAAACAAAAATCGGTATCCAAATTGACGGAAAAATAAGAGACATTCTGGAAGTAGAGAATGATGCTTCAGAAGATGAGATAAAATCAAAAGCCCTTGAGTCGGAGGCAGTAAAAAAGTGGCTGGCGAATAGAGAAGTCAAAAAAATAATTTATATCAAAGGCAAGATTTTGAGTATTGTATTGACTTAAAAAACCAAAGGTGCTAAAGTATCGTTCATAATTTGATAATATTTTTTAGATTATGCCAACACAAACAAGTCATACAAATAATACGCTTAGCTTTGACCCGAAAGAGTTGAATCAAAAACTCTTGGCCATTATGCCCAAAAGAGCGGCTAATATTCTGACCCTAAGATTTGGTCTTGGAAAAAGCCCTAAAAAGTTGACTCTCGAATCTATTGGCCAAAAATATGACATTACTAGAGAAAGGGTCAGGCAGGTTGAAGAATACTCATTAAAATTCATCAGAAAATCAAAAGAATACGAGAATGAGGCATCGGCCTATGAAGAGCTGAAAAAAGCGCTTAAATCATTCGGTGGAATTGTCAAGGAAAATGATTTTCTAGAACATATCTCCAAAGACAAGAGCGTCCAAAACCATGTCCATTTTATGCTTGTGATATCTCATCATTTCAAAAAGATGAAAGAGGATGAAGAATTTCACCACCGTTGGCATATTGAGCCGGAATTAGCCGACAAAATCCACAACGCCCTAAAGAAGTTATATGAAAATCTAGAAGATGAAAAAATAGTTCCTGAATCAGAGATTGTAAAAATGTTCCTTGAACACATCCAAGATGTATCCGAGGAATACAAGAACGAAGAAATTGCCAAAAGGTGGCTCACACTTTCAAAGAAAATTGGCAAAAATATGTTGGGTGATTGGGGCAAAGCCAGTTCCTCAAACATCAGAACAAAAGGCATAAAAGATTACGCTTATCTTGTGGTCAGGAAACACGGCTCACCTCTCCATTTCAGGGAAGTTGCCAAATTGATAGAAGAAACTTTCAAGAAAAAAGCTCATGCCGCTACAACCCACAACGAACTTATAAAAGATAAAAGATTTGTCCTAGTCGGCAGGGGACTTTATGCCTTAACCGAGTGGGGATACACCCCGGGCATTGTCCGAGATGTAATAAAAGAAGTTATAGAAAAAGAGGGCCCCCTACCAAGAAAAGAAGTTATAGAAAAAGTCTTAGAAAAAAGACACGTTCAACCAAACACCGTATTAGTAAATCTACAAAATCCAAAGTTTTTCAGAAAAGATAAAGAAGGAAGATACTCTGTTGTTTAAACGGTATTGGCGAAATAAACATGTTGGGCTAAAATATAGCTCATGGTTGAAATTTTTAACCAATTCTCTCTCGTATTTTCACAATCTATAAAAATAACGTTTTTCGCTTTGGTTATTGCAAGCCCTTTTCTTTTGGGCTTTCTTTTTTTCAGCTCTTGGCTTAGATACATACGGACTCGTTATATTTTCAAACAAGAATACGTGCTTCTTGAAATAAAAATGCCAAGAGAAATAATCAAGTCTCCAGTAGCAATGGAGATATTTTTGATGTCCCTTTACCAAACGGGAGCGGTAACTTATACCGATACTTACATCCTCGGCAAGATAAAGCCGTGGTTTTCGCTGGAAATTATTTCACAAGGTGGGGAAGTCAGATTT from Candidatus Paceibacterota bacterium includes:
- a CDS encoding sigma factor-like helix-turn-helix DNA-binding protein, with product MPTQTSHTNNTLSFDPKELNQKLLAIMPKRAANILTLRFGLGKSPKKLTLESIGQKYDITRERVRQVEEYSLKFIRKSKEYENEASAYEELKKALKSFGGIVKENDFLEHISKDKSVQNHVHFMLVISHHFKKMKEDEEFHHRWHIEPELADKIHNALKKLYENLEDEKIVPESEIVKMFLEHIQDVSEEYKNEEIAKRWLTLSKKIGKNMLGDWGKASSSNIRTKGIKDYAYLVVRKHGSPLHFREVAKLIEETFKKKAHAATTHNELIKDKRFVLVGRGLYALTEWGYTPGIVRDVIKEVIEKEGPLPRKEVIEKVLEKRHVQPNTVLVNLQNPKFFRKDKEGRYSVV
- a CDS encoding class I tRNA ligase family protein; protein product: MKEYDHKKIEKKWQREWAKSKIYKTTDKNKGKKNFYTLVEIPYPSGNLHVGHWYAFSVPDIFARYKRMSGENVMFPIGFDAFGLPAENAAIKKGLNPRKWTYDNIKYMENQLQSMGASFDWSRKIITADPEYYCFTQWMFTEFFKKGLAYQKKTPANWCPSCKTVLANEQVVDGKCERCDSEVEKKEILQWNLKITDYAERLLSGLDNLSWPEPIKNSQRNWIGKSDGAEIEFQLLAASFQKNSKLKAKSQKLAAIKVFTTRPDTIFGATYLVLAPEHEFIQEQITNNESQITNKSEIQKYVDQSKKKTEIERTAEGKEKSGVELKGIKAINPATKEEIPIFVADYVLSGYGTGAIMAVPADDKRDQEFAEKFNLPIIKDYTPAGFEDFGKKVVKYKLRDWGVSRQRYWGVPIPIIHCEKCGQVPVPDKDLPVKLPEIKDYLPRDDGRSPLAKAEKWVNVKCPNCKGKAERETDTLDTFVDSSWYFLRYTDPKNKKEFASKKKMENWMPVDFYSGGAEHNTMHLLYSRFWQKALYDFGLVKDEEPYKTRMNRGLILGPDGNKMSKSKGNIVDPDEIVRNLGADTIRMYLAFIGPFNEVGSFPWSTDGIVGVRRFLEKVWNLKNKLQITNDKTQKKPNPEIENLMHQTIKKVGEDIESLKINTAVSQLMIFVNALTKQEKIFRKEFEILLVLLAPFAPHLTEELWHKLGNPRSIHLTLWPKYDQSKIQGSKTKIGIQIDGKIRDILEVENDASEDEIKSKALESEAVKKWLANREVKKIIYIKGKILSIVLT